From a region of the Flavobacterium sediminilitoris genome:
- a CDS encoding SGNH/GDSL hydrolase family protein codes for MNKLKLILFFFMSIIFSSSNSYYPNIDSKTEISILFIGNSLTYTNNLPKLIKKTGKKKNLIIKTQMIAFPNYSIADHWNDEKVQENIAQNKHDYVIIQQGPSSQIEGREMLINYGKKYNDLCKKSNTKLCYFMVWPSLNYYHSFDNVIKNYSDAAIINNAILLPVGKIWKEHFDRTKKLNYYSSDGFHPSLEGSQITADIIVDYLSKI; via the coding sequence ATGAATAAATTAAAGCTTATATTATTTTTCTTTATGAGCATCATTTTTAGCTCATCAAATTCATATTACCCCAATATTGATTCAAAAACTGAAATTAGTATTTTATTTATTGGAAATAGCCTTACTTATACTAATAACCTTCCAAAACTGATAAAGAAAACTGGCAAGAAAAAAAATTTAATCATAAAAACTCAAATGATTGCTTTCCCAAATTATTCGATTGCAGATCATTGGAATGATGAAAAAGTTCAAGAAAATATTGCTCAGAATAAACATGACTATGTCATTATCCAACAAGGTCCTTCTTCTCAAATAGAAGGAAGAGAAATGTTAATAAACTATGGAAAAAAATATAATGATTTATGTAAAAAAAGCAATACTAAATTATGCTATTTTATGGTTTGGCCTTCTCTTAATTATTATCATTCATTTGACAATGTAATCAAAAATTATAGTGATGCTGCAATAATAAATAATGCTATATTACTTCCTGTTGGGAAAATATGGAAAGAACATTTTGACAGAACAAAAAAATTAAATTATTATAGTTCAGATGGTTTTCACCCTTCTTTAGAAGGAAGTCAAATTACTGCGGATATAATAGTAGATTATTTAAGTAAAATATGA
- a CDS encoding nuclear transport factor 2 family protein: MEQKYPLPPFSLETAKEKIQMAEDAWNSQDAKKIANAYTITSEWRNRNQFINGREEIITFLTKKWQTELNYKLKKEYWAHTENRIAVRFEYEYQTKDGNWYRAYGNENWEFDENGLMSKRFASINDVEIEEKDRKL; this comes from the coding sequence ATGGAACAAAAATATCCTCTTCCGCCCTTTTCATTAGAAACAGCGAAAGAAAAAATTCAAATGGCAGAAGATGCATGGAATAGTCAAGATGCAAAAAAAATAGCAAATGCTTATACCATAACTAGCGAATGGAGAAATAGAAATCAATTCATTAATGGAAGAGAAGAAATTATCACATTTCTTACTAAAAAATGGCAGACAGAGTTAAATTATAAACTAAAAAAAGAATATTGGGCTCATACTGAAAATAGAATAGCAGTTAGGTTTGAATATGAATATCAAACAAAGGATGGTAACTGGTATCGAGCTTATGGAAACGAAAATTGGGAATTTGACGAAAACGGATTAATGAGTAAACGTTTTGCCAGTATAAATGATGTAGAGATTGAAGAAAAAGATAGAAAATTATAA
- a CDS encoding DUF4272 domain-containing protein, with translation MICTFYSHQIGFKTILEIIKNTIPKAKIETKTENESTIAEITLKENLLKPAKKIRITYRERKEPSYQIPQISDSSLTDNLKGLYGYVSSLPTRNEAIKGFFLQKILTLNSEFSVEEIAGTINQLKSIIEEIANKFDTVIFTQPNTIISKSTSQHFLDKNLQLIIDTEGNCEIEKLDVSINSIYFDEEQNTVTDEQLERKNRNENTLTDYNIKINKNLPCIESEEETTIRSIKEIARRVSVLAVTNMVAFNTISSEEAIEYLKEYNLWEFVTPKEKDFLTDPTEEKKMYETWKCEAIYTLMWALKSFDTLAFPNELCDLNQIPYEQYPVGQDKDPNDFINNVIESRSVADLLDMADLYYRFDWACVDARINQQNIETIHPGIVYERHYALNWLINYMGQDWDNVSCDT, from the coding sequence ATGATTTGCACATTTTATTCACATCAAATCGGTTTTAAAACTATTTTAGAAATAATAAAGAATACAATTCCAAAAGCAAAAATAGAAACAAAAACAGAAAATGAATCTACTATTGCAGAGATTACATTAAAAGAAAATCTTTTAAAACCAGCTAAAAAAATAAGGATTACTTATAGAGAAAGAAAAGAACCATCTTATCAAATTCCTCAAATTAGTGATAGCTCATTAACTGATAACCTAAAAGGGCTTTATGGTTATGTAAGCTCATTACCAACAAGAAACGAAGCAATAAAAGGTTTTTTTCTTCAAAAAATACTAACCTTAAATAGTGAGTTTTCCGTTGAAGAAATAGCAGGAACAATTAACCAACTAAAGTCTATAATTGAAGAAATTGCAAATAAATTTGATACTGTTATATTTACTCAACCAAATACAATTATAAGTAAATCAACATCTCAGCATTTCTTAGATAAAAATTTACAATTAATTATTGACACTGAAGGAAATTGTGAAATTGAAAAATTAGATGTTTCTATCAACTCTATTTATTTTGATGAAGAACAAAATACTGTTACAGACGAGCAACTTGAACGAAAAAACAGAAATGAAAATACTTTAACCGATTATAATATTAAGATTAATAAAAATCTTCCTTGTATTGAATCGGAAGAAGAAACAACTATTCGTTCGATAAAAGAGATAGCACGAAGAGTTAGCGTTTTGGCAGTCACAAATATGGTAGCTTTTAATACTATTTCAAGCGAAGAAGCAATAGAATACCTAAAAGAATACAATTTATGGGAATTTGTTACTCCTAAAGAAAAAGACTTTTTAACTGATCCAACTGAAGAAAAGAAAATGTATGAAACATGGAAATGTGAAGCTATTTATACTTTAATGTGGGCTTTAAAAAGCTTTGATACTTTAGCCTTTCCAAATGAATTATGTGATTTAAATCAAATTCCTTATGAGCAATATCCTGTTGGTCAAGATAAAGATCCTAATGATTTTATTAACAATGTAATCGAAAGTCGTTCTGTAGCTGATTTATTGGATATGGCTGATTTATACTATAGATTTGATTGGGCTTGTGTTGATGCTAGAATTAACCAACAAAATATAGAAACAATTCATCCAGGTATTGTATATGAACGTCATTATGCATTAAATTGGCTTATCAACTATATGGGACAAGATTGGGATAACGTTAGTTGTGACACATAA
- a CDS encoding TetR/AcrR family transcriptional regulator: MLLPKERILNTTFELFHKQGYNSTGINQIIAEAKVAKASFYQHFSSKENLCLEFLKIRHQFWFEELIKFTSKKNNAKEKVISSFNFLIYMNEKEDFRGCSFLNILSEIQPENTKILTCIQNHKKDLRHYFFEILKEKYVSDHVYLLFESSIIESQMFKSNELIEQSKNIINTLIK, from the coding sequence ATGCTCTTACCGAAAGAAAGAATATTAAATACAACTTTTGAGTTATTCCATAAACAAGGGTATAATTCAACAGGTATAAATCAAATAATTGCAGAAGCTAAAGTTGCAAAAGCTAGTTTTTATCAACATTTTAGTTCTAAAGAAAATTTATGTCTTGAATTTTTAAAAATTCGTCATCAGTTCTGGTTTGAAGAATTAATAAAATTTACTTCGAAAAAAAATAACGCAAAAGAGAAAGTAATTTCAAGCTTTAATTTTCTTATTTACATGAATGAAAAAGAAGACTTTAGAGGCTGTAGCTTTCTTAACATTCTTTCGGAAATACAACCTGAAAACACTAAAATATTAACCTGCATTCAAAATCATAAAAAAGATTTAAGGCATTATTTTTTTGAAATACTAAAAGAAAAATATGTATCTGATCATGTGTACTTACTTTTCGAGAGTAGTATCATTGAAAGTCAAATGTTCAAATCAAATGAACTAATAGAACAATCTAAAAATATTATTAATACATTAATCAAATAA